The Euphorbia lathyris chromosome 3, ddEupLath1.1, whole genome shotgun sequence genome contains a region encoding:
- the LOC136222536 gene encoding probable histone H2B.3 encodes MAGTSTVAFVPDEKLVKKISEFKDAATQKYYDDLAQLEFGPIRTVCWDTMKKLRLAKIHVEDAAEFVSSFPSTLASPLDSSLFWAAPKAAEKKLADKKLAEEKKAEKAPAEKKQRAGKKLSKESGATDKKKKPSKKSVESYKMYIFKVLKQVHPDIGISSKAMGIMNSFINDIFENLESSRLARYNKKPTITSREIQTAARLVLPAELARHAVSEGTKAVTKFTNS; translated from the exons ATGGCGGGCACAAGCACGGTTGCATTTGTTCCCGACGAGAAATTAGTAAAGAAGATCTCCGAATTCAAGGACGCCGCCACACAAAAGTATTATGATGATCTCGCTCAGCTCGAGTTTGGGCCAATCAGAACCGTGTGCTGGGATACAATGAAAAAACTCAGGCTTGCTAAAATTCATGTAGAAGATGCAGCTGAATTTG TATCTTCTTTTCCCTCAACTCTAGCATCCCCTTTAGACTCTTCACTATTTTGGGCGGCACCCAAGGCAGCAGAAAAGAAGCTGGCAGACAAGAAACTGGCCGAGGAGAAGAAGGCCGAGAAAGCACCGGCAGAGAAAAAGCAGAGAGCAGGAAAGAAATTGTCTAAGGAAAGTGGAGCCACtgacaagaagaagaagccatccAAGAAGAGTGTTGAGAGTTATAAGATGTACATCTTCAAGGTTCTGAAGCAGGTTCATCCTGATATTGGAATCTCCAGCAAGGCTATGGGGATTATGAACAGCTTCATCAATGATATCTTCGAGAACCTGGAATCTTCTCGTCTGGCTAGGTACAACAAGAAGCCGACAATTACCTCTCGGGAGATCCAGACCGCAGCCAGACTTGTTTTGCCTGCAGAATTGGCAAGGCATGCCGTATCCGAAGGTACCAAGGCTGTTACCAAGTTCACAAATTCTTAG
- the LOC136222537 gene encoding calcium uniporter protein 4, mitochondrial-like yields MVANKKLSMVADCVAPKLAALQNGKMVCTNGGRQNAAALAPLNQNNGLCPNQNIAYYTWLLNHSEPTGLACQLKLLNTCTERCRGELLHLAWTKMATGLKQVQGQRMDISTVATTALQQQYMEQLELLWNRHQSSVKASVFLHQLIQKNVSGSQTQPTAFSSSSMALRKLFWKRLSGRYTEVSLQQSPISSPISLQPTVPLNAAKSNFHKEYLNSSESLERGFFRRFLHRRSINQLTKFLSMPVGEKLKERLKSISGDPIGFDGLALLPQAKELEAIDLNCFRISVEEARKILRLSQMEKLKLKLRQIQESSIQYHEFVQICVEECGNEIEGVEFAKTLDHCGNVIVHRSIVFLRPEQVAKSIQNIITQSIVYPDDSKREQLKEMELQKAMIDKKARAHVRAELYCGLGFLMVQTLGFMRLTFWELSWDIMEPICYFVTSIYFGLAYMFFLKTSIEPSFEGYFQRRFKTKQKKLMKIHNFDLHKYNELRKAFYPDQDYNYPYSHFYEPGNIV; encoded by the exons ATGGTTGCCAACAAGAAACTTAGCATGGTTGCTGATTGTGTTGCTCCTAAATTAGCCGCCTTGCAGAAtg GAAAGATGGTATGCACCAATGGAGGGAGACAGAATGCTGCTGCTCTTGCTCCATTAAACCAAAACAATGGTTTGTGTCCTAATCAGAACATCGCTTACTATACATGGTTGCTAAACCATTCAGAGCCAACCGGTTTGGCTTGT CaactaaagcttttgaacacgTGTACAGAGAGGTGTCGAGGTGAGCTACTCCATTTGGCATGGACCAAAATGGCTACGGGATTGAAACAAGTGCAAGGACAACGAATGGATATTTCTACTGTAGCTACAACTGCATTACAACAGCAGTATATGGAACAACTTGAACTTCTGTGGAACCGTCACCAATCATCTGTGAAGG CCTCCGTCTTTCTCCATCAGCTCATCCAAAAAAACGTTTCAGGCTCTCAAACTCAGCCCACTGccttttcttcttcatcaatggCGCTTCGTAAATTGTTCTGGAAACGTCTCTCGGGAAGATACACGGAGGTGTCTCTTCAACAATCTCCAATCTCTTCCCCTATCTCATTACAACCCACGGTACCCCTAAATGCAGCCAAATCAAACTTCCACAAAGAGTATCTCAACTCCTCTGAATCCTTAGAGAGAGGATTTTTCCGTCGTTTCCTTCACCGGAGATCAATTAACCAGCTCACTAAGTTCCTTTCCATGCCTGTCGGGGAGAAGCTGAAGGAGAGACTCAAAAGCATCAGTGGAGATCCAATCGGCTTTGATGGACTAGCTCTTTTGCCTCAGGCGAAGGAATTGGAGGCTATAGATCTAAATTGTTTCAGAATATCGGTTGAAGAAGCCAGGAAAATCTTGAGGTTATCTCAGATGGAGAAGCTGAAATTGAAGCTTAGGCAAATTCAGGAAAGCTCAATTCAATATCATGAGTTCGTTCAGATCTGTGTTGAGGAGTGTGGAAACGAAATCGAAGGTGTTGAGTTTGCTAAGACGTTGGATCATTGTGGAAATGTGATCGTTCATAGGAGTATTGTGTTCCTCCGCCCGGAGCAG GTGGCTAAATCAATTCAAAACATAATTACCCAGTCAATAGTATATCCTGATGACTCAAAAAGAGAGCAATTGAAAGAAATGGAGCTGCAAAAGGCCATGATAGACAAAAAGGCTCGAGCCCATGTTCGAGCAGAGCTATATTGTGGACTTGGGTTCTTAATGGTTCAAACACTTGGGTTCATGAGGCTAACATTTTGGGAACTCAGCTGGGATATTATGGAACccatttgttattttgtaaccTCTATTTACTTTGGCCTTGCATATATGTTCTTCCTGAAAACCTCCATTGAGCCTTCGTTTGAGGGCTATTTTCAGCGCCGATTCAAGACAAAGCAAAAGAAACTTATGAAAATTCATAATTTTGATCTTCATAAATATAATGAACTCCGAAAAGCTTTTTATCCGGACCAAGACTACAACTATCCTTACTCCCATTTTTATGAGCCCGGAAACATAGTTTGA